aaaaaattatactataaaatagaggagagagagagagagagagagagagagagagagagagagagagagagagagagagagagagagagagagttggataTGTATATCATGTATGAATGGATGTAACGGTAGGTACAGGAAGACCAAAAAATCACTATATAATGACAGCTATTTTAGCCCTTCCTCAAATAATTCAAATATGGGAAGAAACATCTTGACTGCATGGGTGGATGAAACTCCTCTTTGGTATTCGAGTTTTtcttcgatcaatttttttttttcttccattttcttttcgggcgctgctattcgcagcccattttctcccatagtccgttaaaaattttcaattatactcgacaattagttacagaaattgagatatattttcagcatctaattaccgaaatataatatttttttcaacagctatttaccgaaaatgtatgttcggcagttgtttaccgaaagttgaacatattttcgacatatagttaccgaaatataatcttgttttcaacagctatttaccgaaatgttatgtatgattttcaacaatcatttaccgaaatgtagtgggctatgagagaaaataaagggctgcgaatagcagcgcccttttcCTATCGTATCATtcaatttacattttttttttatcggcaatcATTCAATTTATATTGGTCATCCTTGTTGTTTGTTGGAATTACAGAGACACCCCTTATGACCTTTTTCCTTTGGACAAAAGATAGAAAATTTTCTAATTAAAATACGATATCGTATCAGGTATCAGTCTACGAATGGAGGAAATGAGACAACCATTACGGGATTGCACTAGATATCCTTCATCATTATTTGAGCGCATATGGAGGAAATGAGACAACCATTATGGGACTGCACTAGATATCCTTCACCCTTATTTGAGTGCATATGATATGCACCTCTCGAAACACCTTGAATCCATAACTCGGGATATAAACTCATCACATTAATTAGGAGTTCATAATATCTGTAAGTTACAAATTCCTACCTTGATCGATGTTGTGAACTTCTAAACAAATGGTACGAATTTCTATGTAAATATTGTGAATGTTTTtataaatgttatgaatgtCTCTATAAAATGATAGGAAATATTATATAGAACATGATGGATTTAAAGGGATTCAAGGAGTTGTATAATGTACAAACCCTagctagtatatatataggagtgtctttttttttataaataagcaaaagaatttcataaatatttgaaaaagaTTGCAAAGATTTAAAGGATACGGGCACACCGACAAAACGTCACCCGAGAACCACATCCAATATATAGAAGTATATGTTGTTGCATTTCCTTCTACCACTTCTgctaacccaaaaaaacaatCTAACGGGGTTACACGTCCTTAACAACTTGTGCTATGTCAAGAGGAGTATAATTTTGGCCATGAAACATTAATTTCTTATGCAATTGTAAATTAATTCTTGAAAATTACGCTGGTTACGTACAGTAGCTAGATTTTGCCCGTAGTGGCAAGGGATATGCTTGTTGGGTTTGTGAAATCTAATTCGGTTCAATTTGCGCTTTGGTGACGACTGTCGGAGTTCTACATGCCCGCACAAGTCGTAGATTAAGATGGTAATTGATGATGAAAGCCCGAGgtctttttttgaacggcaaaaaaggGATTTTATTAATCACATGTAATGGTTACAAGAGATTAAAAGGATAAAGAGAAACGACATCACAACAAAAGAGAAGTATTCCAACGAGGTTGGCACTCTACCTCGCAACAATCATACGCTTCTCAAGACGTAAGAGGAAGGAAACCAAATGGTTGGCCGGATCGAGATCAACCATAGGAATAGAATGAAAACAAAAGATACAATTCCAGAGAATCACAATCCCAGGCCAGAGAATCAAACTAGTCTCCAGTGAACTCTCCTTATATGATCAGAAGATGTGCCTAAAATATCAGCTTGGCAAAACCTTGCATGATTAAGCCATAAAAGCAGCAAGCCACAGCAGCAAAtgcttgttatatatatatgcggTTGATGTAACTATGTTCTTTCACTCATTACAAAGTGAAATATGATGTGAGTATGGATGTATTCAACTACACGGTTGGTCATGACCAAGTAAAAAATttctatatctttttttttgctcggcaaaaaaacttttattaatctttgaaaatgatacaaagattaaaggggaCAAGACCGGCCAGCAAAAGAAACCTAAGACCCAAAGAGAAACGTTGACAAGAAGCcaacaaacgaaaaaaaaaaaaaaaaaaacaccacaaaCACAGCCTCACCAACGAAAAAACCCGCCATCCAGCCCCTACAACGAAAACGGGAAACGAAACACCAGGAAAATAGCAACAACAACTACAACATCAACCAACCTCAGACCTACAAAACCAAACACCACCCGGTTGGACCATCACAACCAGCGGAAGAAGCAGTCGAACAACAACCCCAGCAACCGTAGCAACACACACACTACAAACCCACAGCATAACAGGAACAACAtacgaaaacccaaaaagaacAGAAGAACGAAATCAACACTCCGCTGAGAAGGAGGCATCTTCCTCCAGAAAAACACTCTATATCTTTCCTCCTTTATTTCTTGTTCAATTGTTTTTTGTGCTTTGTGTGTTTGTTGGTTTAACCGATCTTCCGACTAGACATCCATTGTATGGTCCCTATCACTCATCACTTGATACCTAGCACAGAGAAGTGCTACCATACACActtcttatttgggtgtgtatcatatgcaccctcttTAATTACCATTAGATGCTTGAAAAATGATCTGGACCCTTTAAAATGTTACGATAGGTTACTAACAAAAAACTTATTACCAGTGTAACAGGTAAACCCTGTGAATTAATAGTTGGGCCAGAAGTTTGggctgaaagaaaaatgaggtccaattttagttttgataattaatttacgttaaaaataataattttattttttaaaaactttgaagctaaaattatttcaagtgaAAATAATTCACTTCTTTAAAATAGGTTCTCAATAATtactaaaggaaaaagatactatcattatcatatcataatgtaataaaaagtcaagttaaggcattttttataggatttttaaagtgtttcatatttgtagctaatttttttttaatttttttgaaatattatgatgtttaatatttttcacaatatcTTTAATTGCATAGTGAACTTTCACATAAATGGTCCAACTAAAAGGAATAGCGAAGTCAATCATTTGTATTAATAAGTAggaaacactaacaaaaaaagttaATGGGTGATCAAGAGAGTGACGGTGACGAGATAAATTTACCAATACATTTTAGGTTATGTGTAAAAGATAACAATATTTAGGAcgtgctatttattttttggtcaatagacGTACTACTAGTGTTTTGTGAATTAGTGCAAGCATCCGAATTACAAATAACTAATACTCGTATTTGATAATGTAATCGATTACAAGTGTTATCAATACCAATCAATTACGTAATTGAAACCgccaagaaatataatctatcatgaatcaattatttgtgttatttagaacaattgatttttaaatctattgcaatgttttttttaaacttattttgCAATTGATTAGAGGACTTACTGAGGCCCATCAATTAGCAAATCGATTGAGTAATCGACTTCACATTGTTACCCAATCGTActcaattcaattacaaaatcgattatattgtctaatcgattacataatagaattgattacatattcgattaCGATATTtaatcgaatatgtaatcaattgcaaaatcaattactatataTTTGAATATAATGTCTaatcaaattgaaaaatcaattataaagtctaatcgattatggaattgaacattcacataatagattacatatttgattaactaccattcaaaaaaaaaattgattaagtaATCGATTGTACAATTGATTatagaaaagttatgaaatggactaaaatgttacgattccgtagtgaaaatgttacgaactgAAAttgttacgatttttttttataaagttatgaaatacaccaaaatgttatgattctaaaaatgttatgaatcggttgctaaaaagttacgattcaTTCGTAAAAGTTATGATATGCACTAAAAGGTTatgatttgtaagaaaaatgttatgaataaaaagttatgaatttttggtataaaagttacgatagacctaaaatgttatgaatgaccggttcagcaggtaattttttatgaggtggaaCAATAtggaccacacaataggtgcatatgatatgcaccttaaaggggtgtgtattgaagatttCTCCCCTAGGACAAAGTGAGAGAAAAAGTCATTTTGATTTCGACTCTATTTCCCTATAGCTAGGCGGGGAGAAACTTTCTCCATTTAATCCACCAAATTAACCTCAATTATTTTGGCCCACCCCTACATTAATGATAACCCGAACCTTTTTAATTACGTTTTGCATAGATTATCTTTGAACAAAACCAATTTGATTGGAGACATTGGACATTAATATGTACAAGAATAAACTGTTAATTAAACTGGACGGTCCACATAATTTGAACATAAACCATCCCTTATATACAGCttattcacacactcactaatGTCCTATATAtaagatgatttttttatttatttattcacaAGTAGTATTGTTTTGTGCAAGACCTACAAAATGCATCGTTCGAATCATTGTAGTAGGTCCATGGTGCGCCGGCGTGGTAAAAAAAGTTGAGGTATGGAGGGGTTCATAAACTAGAGCATTATACTAGCTCACTTATACGAAGAGCGATGCCCTCTCTTTCCAGTTTGGTTTGGCAGATTTTAGGTTGCAGTGCGGTTTGTGtgctttttgttttggtttggttctgtgttttgggtttttagtAGTGTGGgcatttaattttcctttcgaTGGTTCGCGTTTTACCTTCTAGATGTTTCGGGTCTTCGGTGTCGTTTTTTCGCCGGAGTGCCTTAgtccctttaatctttgtatgtACTTATTCAAgtattaataaatttcttttgcttagaaatttaaaaaaaaaaaaaaaaatctattgaCCTGATCATTGGAACAACAAATGAAGGTGGTAAGTAATATTCATGCACTTTCAAAAGGAAGAATAAATAGTTTTGCAGTACTCGATTTCGAGTCTCGGTTTAACGTTTGTCGAGCATGAACAGCTAGAAGAGACCAAAATGGATGTGATGATTGGGGCATATGGAGATTTTGGAATAGTCTATAAGCACAATAATTTACGCAACATATTTATGTGGCAGTGCCTGATTAGCAATAGAAATAGTAGTATAGTATAATACTCCCACATAGAAATGTTAACTATTGTAAATTGCTATATTGTACTTGAGACTTTTCCAACACCTATTCCTCTTCGAGCGgtgatatttttttcttttttttgacaatttgacaaacaaattgTGATTAACAAAGATGGCAACTAAGAAAATATTCATTGGAATAAACCCACGTCGATTTAATGGGCCAAGCCTAGAACCGCCAAATGGTCCGAAACCCAAGAACTAAAACCTCTGGGCCAAGCCCGGAACCTAAAAACCCAAGAACCCTAGCCTCTGCCGACCCAAGACCCGCACCGTCGCACGTTGACCCACGGCATGCAGCCACAATCTCCGAGAAGCCATCTGTCACCTCCAGAACCTGCAAGAGCAGCAGCCACGGCACCCACCGGACCAGATCCAAGCTTCAGAAACCCGGCAGAACCTCGAGCAACACCACCAAAAACGACAAACCAAAGTAGTGGTCGACATGAATttactcgttttttttttttctcaaatctAGTGGGTGTTTAATAATTGAGAAATATAGTTCATTAAAAGGTGAAAATGTTGACTTAATGTTCCCTGCAACATGTTATAGTTATACACTAAAGACGCAGAAGGGCAGAAAACGTACGTGTTTGGAGAGCTCTGTTTTTATTTATGTATTTCTAGTTGACTATAAGGATAACGTGGTAGCATGCCTTGGAATCTTCCTTACCTAACCACAGGACAGCCATGCAAGggattaataataataaaaaaaaaaaaagtaaattgtttgttttctttaccGATTCATGCATTTAATTATTGAAGAAGataaaacttaaaataaaatgaagaagTCAAAACTGAATTAATGTGATatccaaaacttgatctttTTGAAAGTTGGAAGATTAACAAATTATAAGGATAGAGCTGTGAAGCACTGGAGAGAGTAGCTAGAGAGGTTATTGGGCGATCTTGGGTCATTGTCTGGCAGTGATCCAGCTCAAGCGTTATCGTAAGACGGTGATCCAAGTACTCAAAGCTTGATTGGGTTCGCATTTTTGGACatacataatttatttttcttccaaatagAAGAAATTAAAATGGTCACAACCACAAGATTTGAACCTAgacatcctttttttttttttttttaatcttaaaaaTGGTCATCGAGTAGGTAGGTCGTCATGCACTTATAATAATACTGGCTTAGGCTAATGCTAACAGCTTAGAAGAAATGTTCTTGTTTGAAGGTAGTTGAAAGGAATAACTAAGTTCATGTCAAAGATTTGAATTAATTAAGCTAGCTTAATTCATTGTACGTAGTAGGTAACGGATGGAGAAAATATTAGTAATTGCTCTTGGAATATCAAGCGGCGGTGCTCCACCACCCCAAATTCATGACACGAGGGGCCCATCACAAATTGTTTGAAATCCACATGATTAACGTGTAAAGATGACGGCCTCTGAAGCACCACGTGGCGTTGTTCCAAGAGCACTGAGTAATCGTTCTGATGGATGAGATTAGCAAAGGAAGAGTCTTTATTACTGTTTCGGGTCAAAATGTCATTATCGTAAAGATCGATTTACGGTAGTTCGAGTCACAAAAGTCAATctaaataaacataaaaaatgTCAACCCAATtatcacttcttctttttgctgCTCGGCAACCCAATTATCAATTACAGACCGTGAACAATGAGAAGTTTTTTTGGTGCCCAGATTCGAACACTCTCACTCCCCTCTGCCGAACgctctttctcctctttttctctctctaaaattctaGCCGTTCCATGCTAAGGTACCACATGTCCTATACCCTATTTGCACTCAAAAACTTCTTGTGAACAATGGTGTTATAGTCGAAAGCCATTGAGATCGATCTGTGTCACCATTTTACCATATACAGCTTCTACTTACGCTTTTTAGCTAAGATTATTTAAGCTACTAAGAAATTGATTTGAGCACTTTAGAATCCACTTTTGTAAAACATAAGTTTTGACAAACAATCCCTATTCTAGTTCTTGAACTATACGTATTTATATTTGCactcttttttctgtttttattcaaatgaaTGTTTACAATTTACTAGAAAAAAATACTCCAGTGTCTAAAGGCGCTTCCCATATAAACGTATAAGTAATCGTCACACGCCCTACCGTTATAATTAGTGACAACCCCTTCCCTTATCATTCAAAGGACTCCATTTTAATAACCACTTCAGTTTTCATGTAGCACCAGTAAAAAATTCATATGGGTCATGCTGTTTCAGTGAACGTGAAtttgaatggagagagagagagagagagagagagagagagagagagagagagagaagtgtcgACTTTCATCTATTTCATCAAATTTGAGTTTCAATTGTAGCTGTTTTATTAAAAGAGACAGGAAAATGGTCATCTTCTGAGTGAGCGTGACAGTTTTTATATAAGGTTACGTATCTTTATGTAGTGATGTGATGATGTTGTATGAACCCCAAaagaaatttaaataaaataactttTATTGTAGAATACCATCATCTCCTACAGAACtctaaatttgatttctttctaTTAATCTAACCGACCAAGTACCACCATCAGCCACCCCTGTGCCACCGTGCCCGCCACGGAAACTCATCCTCTAACCAACACGGTAACTTAATGGATTCCATTCTATAGATGATAAGGGCATTTTGGTATTGGAGAGAAATTGTTTGGGACTTTGGGTTCAAATAAAATCATTGTTATGTTatgaacttcttttttttatatgctATGGTGGGATCTCTTCTACGTATGTTCGATTATCTCTGTTCATGGGAGgaaagattaaaaataaataaaaaaataaaaaagaagaagaattttaaTTAAGGAGACACATTTCAATTGgacccaattttttaaaatgaattttaattttggtagGTGTGTTTAATTTGAAAAGGATTCCCGCAAAATTAAATTAGTTACATAATTGGTTCAAGACAGCCTTAACCTTTGAAATATGTCATCTCAACCCTTAAAAATGTGTATTCTAAATTATTTAGATCTATGACAGCtatatatagtatatttttAGACACCGCTCtatttcattaaataaatttattaatttttgtgttggttCCGGAAAAATGAAAGGCGATTGATGTTGCAAAGTTGCATGAATAGTGTAGTAACATGCATTTGAATCTTTCTTACCTAACCACACGATTTTTCTCTTCACAAATAACTCTACAAAGCGTTATTATTCATAGTTTATTCTGATTCATAGGTGTATCGAAggaaatacaaaattaaaaaaaaaaattaaagaagtgAAAACTTTGTGATCCAAATCAGGATCTTCCTCTTTACATTGCAATATTAACAAATAATTAAGGAGCTGTGAAGCACCGGAGAATGAAGTTATTGGGCAATCTTGGATTGGGCGATCGACCTTTGAAGTCAGCATGTGTGTTAtccccaaaagaaaaagaaaagaaaagccaaCGTTCTAGTGCAAGAAACTTCACCCTTTTATGGTACCCATTAAATGGGCAACAGattaaagatttttttatttttgtggagCCCATTACCAGTCCTACAAAGATAATTCAAGCCGGTctcaagttattcttaaaatatctTTTTATGGATTCCTgtaaaaattaactcaatccgatatcagtaaGACCTGTTTCAGAATTTGTAGGGCGCCTTACGAATTCTAAAACAGCCATTACTGATATCGgattatgctaatttttttcaaaaagccaTAAATAAATAGCCCATTTAATAGGGTACCAAACATGACATAAAATGGTGGAGTTTTTTGCACCAAAACGCTGGCATTTTTTTGAGACAGCACACATGCCAACTTTTGAGGTCAGCAGGATCCCCATCCCGGTAATCTTGGGTCATTGTAAAGGAGATTAGAGTGTACTATAACAATGTTATGTAggatattttttattaatttacaTGAAGATATATTTAATGtgttatgcatttttttaatgGTTCGATTTATACGTATTCGACATGCCTTTTAAATTTTATCTGAAAGCTTAACGAGATTTAAATAAATATTCAAGTTTAGCTTGTTTGTAAAAGGAATCGGCCTCAAATaaactttaatttaatttaatgcAATCATCACTGCTTGACAAAACCAAATCAACTCTGACATCAAGTGATCAAACAGCTGCTAAATACTCCCATGTTTAAACAAGAAGTAATTGAATCCCATGATCAGCCTATTACCTTCTTCAGCTCCTGTGGGTTTGGTCTCTTTCGGGAATCCGTCACGGGTCTAAAGTCTCTAAGATCACAATCAAAGAAGAATCTTTACGCCTAGCCGCCCGGCCCCCTCCTCCTGTCCACCATTTTTCATTAgcgaaaaaataataatttatatgtaaaaaaaaaaaaaaaaacacaagttgAATGGGTGTTTGGTGGCAATTTATGATTTGAATTTAGCCAACTATCAATTTTAAAATTAGTTACTTAATTTGTTGTACCCACCACCGgctcctttttttaattttactttattCTTATTCTTCATGAATAGCTCCTCGGCAGGCCCTCGATACTATTCTCTCCGTCCAAAATAGTTTACAAATCAAAATGCAGTATTAGTTTTTTAGTAAAAATAAAGTCCTTAGGTATCATAATTTTCTAAACTTTCTTTACGGCagattaaagatctcaattatttcgttaaattgaaaaaaaatacaaaaaaattgtctgaaaccatatttttgtaaaaaaaaaattaacacgaCTTTTCGTGGTGGACTAAAAAATACGTTTTGTAGATATTAATAGCTAAAAATATTTTGCTCAAGGCTTCAATAAGAGAGCTTGTCCGAACAGGATCCAGCTGCCAGGGCTCACCCCAATGTCAACAAATAGGAAAGTTCAAATCAAACCCTTGTGAATACTTTATACTACAATTGAAAGTTTCTTAGCTTTTATTACATTTGACTCTAAAGTTGTGGGATCCAACTATTCAAACATTGAATCACAAACAGAgaattttgcttttaaaatatatatagtaaGGGAGTTGTTGAGACAAAGGAAGCTTCGAACTAAATTAAACAAGACATTAACTAATTGGAAGGATCACTATATAAAGGTTATGCATTGCCCTTTGGAAAATCACAAAACAAACACCATATCAGTTTCACATAGCAGAGTTTTCTGGTGGCCTACTGAAGCTCTGCTGGAAATGGCCAATTCTTGGCCAGCTGGGGCACTATTATGTGCCTTGGCAATATGCTTGTTAGCTAACAATGTAGCAGCCGAATATGAGTCATACACTTATGCATCACCACCGCCGCCTCCATATGTttacaaatctccacctccacCGTCTCCTTCCCCACCACCACCCTACGTCTATAAGtctccaccacctccatcaccatcacctcctcctccatatgtctacaaatctccacctccCCCTTCTCCATCACCACCCCCGCCATATGTCTACAAATCCCCACCACCGCCGTCTCCTTCACCTCCCCCACCTTATGTTTACAAATCTCCACCACCGCCTTCTCCATCACCGCCCCCTCCATATGTCTACAAATCCCCACCGCCACCTTCTccatcaccacctccaccatacgtctacaaatctccaccaccaccatctcctTCACCTCCACCACCTTACGTctacaaatctccaccaccGCCATCTCCATCGCCACCACCTCCTTATGTTtacaaatctccaccaccaccctctCCATCACCTCCTCCTCCATATGTTTACAAGTCACCACCCCCACCATCTCCATCACCCCCACCACCATATGTTTACAAGTCACCACCCCCACCATCTCCATCACCCCCACCACCATATGTTTATAAATCCCCACCACCGCCTTCTCCATCACCACCGCCTCCATATGTttacaaatctccacctccaccatctccttcacctccaccaccatatGTCTACAAATCCCCACCGCCACCTTCTccatcaccacctcctccaTATGTctacaaatctccaccaccaccatctcctTCACCTCCACCGCCTTATGTctacaaatctccacctccGCCTTCTCCATCGCCGCCACCTCCTTATGTTtacaaatctccaccaccaccctctCCATCACCTCCTCCTCCATACGTTTACAAGTCACCACCCCCACCATCCCCATCACCCCCACCGCCATATGTTTATAAatccccaccaccaccttctCCATCACCACCGCCTCCTTATGTGTATAaatccccaccaccaccatctcctTCACCCCCACCACCTTATGTCTATAAATCTCCACCACCGCCTTCTCCATCGCCACCACCTCCTTATGTTtacaaatctccaccaccaccctctCCATCACCTCCTCCTCCATACATTTACAAGTCACCACCCCCACCATCTCCATCACCCCCACCGCCATATGTTTATAAATCTCCACCACCGCCttctccatcaccaccacctccatatgtctacaaatctccacctccacCGTCTCCTTCACCTCCACCACCTTATGTctacaaatctccacctccacctTCTCCATCACCACCCCCTCCATATGTCTACAaatccccaccaccaccatctccatCACCTCCTCCTCCATACATTTACAAGTCACCACCCCCACCATCTCCATCACCCCCACCGCCATATGTTTATAAATCCCCTCCACCGCCATCACCATCGCCACCACCTCCTTATGTTtacaaatctccaccaccaccctctCCATCACCTCCTCCTCCATACGTTTACAAGTCACCACCCCCACCATCTCCATCACCTCCACCACCGTATGTTTATAaatccccaccaccaccatcgccaccaccaccaccacctccttaTGTTTACAAGTCTCCACCTCCTCCATCTccatcaccacctcctccaTATGTATACAAgtcgccgccaccaccatctcCATCACCTCCACCACCTTATGTCCATAaatcaccgccaccaccatctccatctccacCACCTCCTTATGTGTACAAATCGCCACCTCCACCATCTCCTTCACCCCCACCTCCTTATGTCTACAAATCCCCACCTCCTCCATCCCCGTCACCTCCTCCTCCATATGTATACAAgtcaccaccaccgccatccCCCTCACCCCCGCCGCCATATGTTTACAAGTCTCCACCACCGCCTTCTCCCTCACCCCCACCTCCTTATGTGTACAAATCACCCCCACCACCCTCACCATTGCCACCACCTCCATACTACTACAGCTCTCCACCTCCTCCAGTCTACTAATGACTAATGAAACCGTTGCGACTCCTTTCTTCACGTAAGTGCGATGGGTATTACAATTTTTATGTTGCTCCAAAAATAAGTTTTGTATATTCACCCTTTACCAGCATTATCTTATTTGTTTCCA
The sequence above is a segment of the Rhododendron vialii isolate Sample 1 chromosome 13a, ASM3025357v1 genome. Coding sequences within it:
- the LOC131314603 gene encoding extensin-2-like; translated protein: MANSWPAGALLCALAICLLANNVAAEYESYTYASPPPPPYVYKSPPPPSPSPPPPYVYKSPPPPSPSPPPPYVYKSPPPPSPSPPPPYVYKSPPPPSPSPPPPYVYKSPPPPSPSPPPPYVYKSPPPPSPSPPPPYVYKSPPPPSPSPPPPYVYKSPPPPSPSPPPPYVYKSPPPPSPSPPPPYVYKSPPPPSPSPPPPYVYKSPPPPSPSPPPPYVYKSPPPPSPSPPPPYVYKSPPPPSPSPPPPYVYKSPPPPSPSPPPPYVYKSPPPPSPSPPPPYVYKSPPPPSPSPPPPYVYKSPPPPSPSPPPPYVYKSPPPPSPSPPPPYVYKSPPPPSPSPPPPYVYKSPPPPSPSPPPPYVYKSPPPPSPSPPPPYVYKSPPPPSPSPPPPYIYKSPPPPSPSPPPPYVYKSPPPPSPSPPPPYVYKSPPPPSPSPPPPYVYKSPPPPSPSPPPPYVYKSPPPPSPSPPPPYIYKSPPPPSPSPPPPYVYKSPPPPSPSPPPPYVYKSPPPPSPSPPPPYVYKSPPPPSPSPPPPYVYKSPPPPSPPPPPPPYVYKSPPPPSPSPPPPYVYKSPPPPSPSPPPPYVHKSPPPPSPSPPPPYVYKSPPPPSPSPPPPYVYKSPPPPSPSPPPPYVYKSPPPPSPSPPPPYVYKSPPPPSPSPPPPYVYKSPPPPSPLPPPPYYYSSPPPPVY